The following are encoded in a window of Thiohalobacter sp. IOR34 genomic DNA:
- a CDS encoding AMP-binding protein produces the protein MDDTDRSQQLLELLDELVAELHQGHSPPPVSLDSDLERDLGIDSLARVELLLRLQQRLDASLPEHEALQAATPRALLRLLGGGAAPPTAEVAPPARGPIHARPEAACSLNEVLAFHAEHHAGHHYLTLYESGDEPLHLSYGELFGRTRQFAAALRERGLEAGDRVALMLPTSLAFFDAFYGTLLAGGVPAPLYPPASRARIEEFMLRQAGILDNAGARLLITTAEIEPFARLLKKQVAALDDVLTPDRLESDGEAAWLPGRGEDLAFLQYTSGSTGQPKGVMLSHANLLANIRAMGQAADVRVDDLFVSWLPLYHDMGLIGACLGTLYHGIPLVLMSPLAFISRPQRWLQRLHRHRGTLSAAPDFAYQLCASRLLDRELEGLDLSSWRLAFNGAEPVHAETLRRFSRRFAPYGFDPTAMTPVYGLAECAVGLAFPPLGRGPRIDRIQREAFMYEGRARPAADDDAEALELVSGGLPLPGHEIRIVDEQGRELGERQQGLLQFRGPSASAGYFRNPEASAALCDGDWRNAGDYAYLAAGEVFITGRAKDLIIRAGRNIYPYELEQAVGDLPGIRKGAVAVFATRSTAPGGERLVVLAETRERDPGQRQRLRARIEALALELIETRPDDIVLAPPRTVLKTSSGKIRRAACRDRYEQGLIGDHQQHPLHRLRTRTRLLARALAASGRRGGRHLAQRLYAGYAWGLLLVIGLATLLLVLLAPGLRAAQRCTHLAARLFLALAGIRLAISRDSEPPPDETLILVANHASYLDAIVLIAALDRPLHFVAKQELGRHRPLGWFLHRLGTEFVARDEVREALAATRRMIERVERGEAVLFFPEGTFTAASGLRPFRLGAFQVAAATGTAILPVALAGTRAVLRGENRLPRPGRVRVHVGRLLRPRGSDWAAVLDLRDRAREQILARCGEPDLAGRVGIARPAGPNG, from the coding sequence ATGGACGACACCGACCGCAGTCAGCAGTTGCTCGAACTCCTCGACGAACTGGTCGCCGAGCTGCATCAGGGGCATAGCCCACCTCCCGTCAGCCTCGACAGCGACCTGGAACGCGACCTTGGCATCGACAGCCTGGCGCGGGTCGAACTGCTGCTGCGGCTGCAGCAGCGCCTCGACGCCAGCCTGCCGGAGCATGAAGCCCTGCAGGCCGCCACGCCACGCGCCCTGCTGCGGTTGCTCGGCGGGGGGGCCGCCCCGCCTACGGCCGAGGTGGCGCCACCGGCCCGGGGTCCCATCCACGCCCGCCCCGAGGCGGCCTGCTCGCTGAACGAGGTGCTCGCCTTCCATGCTGAACACCATGCCGGGCACCACTACCTGACCCTCTACGAATCCGGCGACGAGCCCCTGCACCTCAGCTACGGCGAACTCTTCGGGCGGACCCGCCAGTTCGCCGCTGCGCTGCGTGAGCGTGGCCTCGAAGCCGGCGACCGGGTAGCGCTGATGCTGCCCACCAGCCTGGCCTTCTTCGATGCCTTCTACGGTACCCTGCTGGCGGGCGGCGTGCCTGCGCCGCTCTATCCGCCGGCCAGCCGGGCGCGGATCGAGGAATTCATGCTGCGCCAGGCCGGCATCCTCGACAATGCCGGGGCCCGGCTGCTGATCACCACCGCAGAGATCGAGCCCTTCGCCCGGCTGCTCAAGAAGCAGGTCGCGGCCCTCGACGACGTTCTCACCCCGGACCGCCTGGAGAGCGATGGCGAGGCGGCCTGGCTGCCGGGTCGCGGGGAGGACCTGGCCTTCCTGCAATACACTTCCGGCAGCACCGGCCAGCCCAAGGGCGTGATGCTGAGCCACGCCAATCTGCTGGCCAACATCCGCGCCATGGGCCAGGCTGCGGACGTCAGGGTCGACGACCTGTTCGTCAGCTGGCTGCCGCTGTATCACGACATGGGCCTGATCGGCGCCTGCCTGGGCACCCTCTATCACGGCATCCCGCTTGTACTGATGTCGCCGCTGGCCTTCATCAGCCGGCCACAGCGCTGGCTGCAGCGCCTGCACCGGCATCGCGGCACCCTCTCGGCGGCACCCGACTTCGCCTACCAGCTCTGCGCCAGCCGTCTCCTCGACCGGGAGCTGGAGGGGCTGGACCTGTCCAGCTGGCGGCTGGCCTTCAACGGCGCCGAGCCGGTGCATGCCGAGACCCTGCGCCGCTTCAGCCGGCGCTTCGCCCCCTATGGCTTCGATCCCACCGCCATGACCCCGGTCTACGGCCTGGCCGAATGCGCCGTCGGCCTGGCCTTCCCGCCGCTGGGGCGCGGCCCGCGCATCGACCGCATCCAGCGCGAGGCCTTCATGTACGAGGGCCGGGCGCGGCCCGCCGCCGACGACGATGCAGAGGCCCTGGAGCTGGTCAGCGGCGGCCTGCCGCTGCCCGGGCACGAGATCCGCATCGTCGACGAACAGGGCCGCGAGCTGGGAGAACGCCAGCAGGGCCTGCTGCAGTTTCGAGGCCCCTCGGCCAGCGCCGGCTACTTCCGGAACCCCGAGGCGAGTGCCGCCCTGTGTGACGGCGACTGGCGCAATGCCGGCGACTACGCCTACCTGGCCGCTGGCGAGGTGTTCATCACTGGTCGGGCCAAGGATCTGATCATCCGCGCCGGCCGCAACATCTATCCCTACGAACTGGAACAGGCGGTTGGCGACCTGCCCGGCATCCGCAAGGGTGCCGTGGCCGTCTTCGCCACCCGCTCCACTGCGCCTGGTGGCGAACGGCTCGTGGTGCTGGCGGAGACCCGGGAGCGCGACCCCGGGCAGCGGCAGCGGCTGCGGGCCCGGATCGAGGCGCTGGCCCTGGAACTGATCGAGACCCGGCCCGACGACATCGTGCTGGCGCCGCCGCGCACCGTCCTCAAGACCTCCAGCGGCAAGATCCGCCGCGCCGCCTGCCGCGACCGCTACGAACAGGGGCTGATCGGCGACCACCAGCAACACCCGCTGCACCGCCTGAGGACGCGCACCCGGCTGCTGGCCCGGGCCCTGGCCGCCAGCGGCCGCCGCGGGGGCCGCCATCTCGCACAGCGGCTCTACGCCGGCTATGCCTGGGGCCTGCTGCTGGTGATCGGCCTGGCGACCCTGCTGCTGGTGCTGCTGGCACCGGGCCTCCGGGCGGCGCAGCGCTGCACCCATCTGGCAGCGCGGCTGTTCCTCGCCCTGGCAGGCATCCGCCTGGCGATCAGCCGCGACAGCGAGCCGCCGCCGGACGAGACCCTGATCCTGGTCGCCAACCATGCCAGCTACCTCGATGCCATCGTGCTGATCGCCGCCCTCGATCGGCCATTGCACTTCGTTGCCAAGCAGGAACTGGGCAGACACAGGCCGCTGGGCTGGTTCCTGCACCGGCTGGGCACCGAGTTCGTCGCCCGCGACGAGGTTCGGGAAGCCCTGGCCGCGACCCGGCGCATGATCGAGCGGGTGGAACGCGGCGAGGCCGTGCTCTTCTTCCCGGAGGGCACCTTCACCGCTGCCAGCGGCCTGCGCCCCTTCCGCCTCGGCGCCTTCCAGGTCGCCGCCGCCACAGGCACCGCGATCCTGCCGGTAGCCCTGGCCGGAACCCGCGCCGTGCTGCGTGGCGAGAACCGCCTGCCCCGTCCCGGCCGGGTCCGGGTCCACGTCGGCCGGCTGCTGCGCCCGCGGGGCAGCGACTGGGCGGCGGTACTCGATCTGCGCGACCGGGCCCGGGAACAGATCCTCGCCCGCTGTGGCGAACCGGACCTGGCCGGGCGGGTGGGCATCGCCCGCCCGGCCGGTCCGAATGGGTGA
- the xerD gene encoding site-specific tyrosine recombinase XerD, whose amino-acid sequence MKVAETGNRARAEQQLIEAFVDALWMESGLSPNTLAAYRSDLLKLARWLGERDLCLLGAGRGDLEGYLGHCHAVGQKARSCARLLSTLRRFYRHLLREGRIQADPTAQIASPRLGRPLPRALSETEVEALLAAPDVATPLGFRDRTMLEVLYATGLRVTELVTLAVDQLSLRQGLLQVLGKGSKERLVPLGEEALDWLQRYLQGARPELLRGRSSDFLFPGRGGAALSRQAFWYRLKQHARQAGVRGSLSPHSLRHAFATHLINHGADLRVVQMLLGHSDLSTTQIYTHVARERLRELHARHHPRG is encoded by the coding sequence ATGAAGGTGGCGGAAACCGGGAACAGGGCGAGGGCTGAACAGCAGCTGATCGAGGCCTTTGTCGATGCCCTGTGGATGGAGAGCGGCCTCAGCCCCAATACCCTGGCAGCCTACCGCAGCGATCTTCTCAAGCTGGCGCGCTGGCTGGGGGAACGGGATCTCTGCCTCTTGGGGGCCGGGCGTGGTGACCTGGAAGGCTATCTCGGCCACTGCCACGCCGTCGGCCAGAAGGCCCGTTCCTGCGCGCGGCTGCTCTCCACCCTGCGCCGTTTCTATCGCCATCTGCTGCGCGAGGGCCGCATCCAGGCGGACCCGACGGCGCAGATCGCCTCTCCCCGTCTCGGCCGGCCCTTGCCGCGTGCCTTGAGCGAGACCGAGGTAGAGGCACTGCTGGCGGCACCGGACGTCGCCACGCCACTCGGTTTCCGCGACCGGACCATGCTCGAGGTGCTCTACGCCACCGGGCTGCGGGTCACGGAGCTGGTGACCCTGGCCGTCGACCAGCTCAGCCTGCGCCAGGGACTGCTCCAGGTGCTCGGCAAGGGCAGCAAGGAACGGTTGGTGCCGCTCGGTGAGGAGGCACTGGACTGGTTGCAGCGCTACCTGCAGGGGGCGCGCCCGGAGCTGCTCAGGGGCCGCTCGAGCGACTTCCTTTTCCCGGGGCGCGGGGGAGCGGCGCTCAGCCGCCAGGCCTTCTGGTACCGCCTCAAGCAGCATGCCCGGCAGGCCGGGGTCCGCGGCAGTCTGTCACCGCACAGCCTGCGTCATGCCTTCGCCACCCACCTGATCAACCACGGTGCCGACCTGCGGGTGGTGCAGATGCTGCTCGGTCACAGCGACCTGTCCACCACCCAGATCTATACCCATGTCGCCCGGGAGCGGCTGCGCGAGCTGCACGCCCGGCATCATCCGCGGGGCTAG
- the mobB gene encoding molybdopterin-guanine dinucleotide biosynthesis protein MobB — MSSQLFQQPPVLGFAAFSGTGKTTLLTRLLPQLCERGLRIGMIKHSHHDFDIDIPGKDSYRLRKAGASQMLVASSRRWALITETPGREEASLAEMIGRLDRSTLDLILVEGFRHERFPKIELHRAATGRPLLHPDDDSIIAVASDVALATALPQLDLDDVAAIADFVDRFRLQTLQSGITP; from the coding sequence ATGAGCAGTCAGCTTTTCCAGCAGCCACCGGTGCTCGGCTTCGCCGCCTTCAGCGGCACCGGCAAGACCACCCTGCTCACCCGGCTGCTACCGCAGCTGTGCGAACGTGGCCTGCGCATCGGCATGATCAAGCACAGCCACCACGATTTCGATATCGACATCCCGGGCAAGGACAGCTACCGGCTGCGCAAGGCGGGCGCCAGCCAGATGCTGGTCGCATCCAGCCGGCGCTGGGCGCTGATCACCGAGACGCCCGGACGCGAAGAGGCCTCGCTGGCGGAGATGATCGGACGCCTCGACCGCAGCACCCTGGACCTGATCCTGGTCGAGGGCTTCCGCCACGAACGCTTTCCCAAGATCGAGCTGCACCGCGCCGCCACCGGCCGGCCGCTGCTGCATCCCGACGATGACAGCATCATCGCCGTGGCCAGCGACGTCGCGCTGGCCACCGCCCTGCCCCAGCTCGACCTCGACGACGTCGCGGCCATCGCCGACTTCGTCGACCGCTTTCGCCTGCAAACCCTCCAGTCAGGAATCACGCCATGA
- the mobA gene encoding molybdenum cofactor guanylyltransferase MobA translates to MPTASPTSPAHVTGLILAGGRATRMGGRDKGLIELAGRPLIDYALAAMDAVCEQVLISANRHLDLYRRFGRAVLSDPLADYPGPLAGILAGLQQAPPGVLLVMPCDTPLATPALLQRLVAAGTDTATMAAVAHDGQRLQPAFVRLDPQLARPLRQALEAGERRLGRWVASLDPRQVDCSDHPEWFDNINTPEDLDALAARLAETP, encoded by the coding sequence ATGCCGACCGCCTCCCCGACAAGCCCCGCCCACGTCACCGGCCTGATCCTCGCCGGCGGCCGCGCGACGCGCATGGGCGGCCGCGACAAGGGGCTGATCGAGCTGGCCGGCCGGCCGCTGATCGACTATGCCCTGGCGGCCATGGACGCCGTCTGCGAGCAGGTGCTGATCAGCGCCAACCGCCACCTCGACCTCTACCGCCGCTTCGGCCGGGCGGTGCTCAGCGACCCGCTGGCCGACTACCCCGGGCCGCTGGCCGGCATCCTCGCCGGACTGCAACAGGCGCCCCCCGGCGTGCTGCTGGTGATGCCCTGCGACACGCCCCTGGCCACCCCGGCGCTGCTGCAGCGGCTCGTTGCCGCCGGGACAGATACCGCTACAATGGCCGCCGTGGCCCATGACGGCCAGCGCCTGCAGCCGGCCTTCGTGCGCCTCGACCCGCAGCTGGCCCGGCCCCTGCGCCAGGCGCTCGAGGCCGGCGAGCGGCGCCTGGGCCGCTGGGTGGCATCACTCGATCCGCGGCAAGTGGACTGCAGCGACCACCCGGAATGGTTCGACAACATCAACACCCCGGAGGACCTCGACGCGCTGGCCGCACGCCTCGCCGAGACGCCATGA
- a CDS encoding SIMPL domain-containing protein (The SIMPL domain is named for its presence in mouse protein SIMPL (signalling molecule that associates with mouse pelle-like kinase). Bacterial member BP26, from Brucella, was shown to assemble into a channel-like structure, while YggE from E. coli has been associated with resistance to oxidative stress.), producing the protein MRNKALWIGLLLLVGGTVGAAQPPAREAGPYQRLRFQVAVSEAVANDRMQVRLAAEAEGEAPDAVAAEINRRMQWALDQARLQPGLELRSGNYSISPLYRKDRPPRWRGTQDLWLEGSDFERLARLLGRLQARLQVKSIRFQLAEATRQRIETRLVDEAVAAFRARAEQLQRDFGAAGYLLVEAALDTGGAGRPPAVALRAQAMAAEALPPPALAAGETRLRVGMSGVIELR; encoded by the coding sequence ATGAGGAACAAGGCACTGTGGATCGGCCTGCTGTTGCTGGTGGGTGGTACGGTCGGGGCGGCGCAGCCGCCGGCAAGGGAGGCGGGGCCCTATCAGCGGTTGCGCTTCCAGGTGGCGGTCAGCGAGGCGGTGGCCAACGATCGCATGCAGGTGCGGCTGGCGGCCGAGGCGGAAGGCGAGGCGCCGGACGCGGTCGCGGCCGAGATCAACCGGCGCATGCAGTGGGCGCTGGATCAGGCCCGCCTGCAGCCGGGCCTCGAACTGCGCAGTGGCAACTACAGCATCTCGCCGCTGTACCGCAAGGACCGCCCGCCCCGCTGGCGGGGGACGCAGGACCTGTGGCTGGAAGGCAGCGACTTCGAGCGCCTGGCGCGGCTGCTGGGCAGGCTGCAGGCTCGGCTGCAGGTGAAGTCGATCCGCTTCCAGCTCGCCGAGGCGACTCGCCAGCGGATCGAGACGCGGCTGGTGGACGAGGCGGTGGCGGCCTTCCGCGCCCGGGCTGAGCAGCTGCAGCGCGACTTCGGGGCCGCCGGCTACCTGCTGGTCGAGGCCGCCCTGGACACCGGTGGCGCCGGGCGGCCGCCAGCCGTGGCGCTGCGTGCCCAGGCGATGGCGGCCGAGGCGCTGCCCCCGCCCGCGCTGGCGGCGGGCGAGACCCGGCTGCGGGTCGGCATGAGCGGGGTGATCGAGCTGCGCTGA
- the trxA gene encoding thioredoxin yields the protein MTDSAYLFEVTREDFPQRVIEASHEGPVLVDFWAEWCAPCQMQLPILSRLAEEFGGKLRVAKVNTDEQAELATEHGIRSIPTLKLYRHGEVVEEMMGVQSESALRAVIDAYLDRESDRIREQAREKAAAGDPEEALALLRLAAGEDPDNPRVLLDLASLALDQGLLEEAESALQSLPREQRDGEEARRLRIRLDLARQRDASLDRAALEARLAKDPDDLEAREQLAILSALEGDHASALEHYLEILRQDRGFHDEAGRRGLLAVFELLGNQGELVGRYRRQMFNLLH from the coding sequence ATGACCGATTCAGCGTATCTCTTCGAGGTGACGCGGGAAGATTTCCCGCAGCGGGTGATCGAGGCTTCCCATGAGGGGCCGGTACTGGTCGACTTCTGGGCCGAATGGTGCGCACCCTGCCAGATGCAGCTGCCGATCCTGAGCCGGCTGGCCGAGGAGTTCGGCGGCAAGCTGCGGGTGGCCAAGGTCAACACCGACGAACAGGCGGAACTGGCCACCGAACACGGCATCCGCAGCATTCCGACCCTCAAGCTGTACCGCCATGGCGAGGTCGTCGAGGAGATGATGGGCGTGCAGAGCGAGTCGGCCCTGCGCGCGGTGATCGATGCCTACCTCGATCGGGAATCGGACAGGATCCGCGAACAGGCCCGGGAGAAGGCCGCCGCAGGCGACCCGGAGGAGGCGCTGGCGCTGCTGCGGCTGGCCGCGGGCGAGGATCCGGACAACCCGCGCGTGCTGCTCGACCTGGCCAGCCTGGCGCTGGATCAGGGGTTGCTGGAGGAGGCGGAGAGCGCCCTGCAGTCACTGCCCCGCGAGCAGCGCGATGGCGAGGAGGCCAGGCGGCTGCGGATCCGCCTCGACCTGGCCCGCCAGCGCGATGCCAGCCTGGACCGGGCCGCGCTGGAGGCACGCCTGGCGAAGGACCCGGACGACCTGGAGGCCCGTGAACAGCTGGCCATCCTCAGCGCCCTGGAGGGCGACCATGCCAGCGCCCTGGAGCACTACCTGGAGATCCTGCGCCAGGACCGCGGCTTCCACGACGAGGCTGGCCGCCGCGGCCTGCTGGCGGTGTTCGAACTGCTCGGCAACCAGGGTGAACTGGTCGGCCGCTACCGCCGGCAGATGTTCAACCTGCTGCACTGA
- a CDS encoding DsbC family protein — translation MRLIALLLFALLSLSGPLQAADAPAVIRDALKRILPDSEPDSIQPSPIEGLYEVAYGPQIVYVSADGRFLMQGNLIDLNSGANLTAHQRSRLLKGELEAIGEDNMVIFPAKSPKHTITVFTDIDCGYCRKLHSEIGEINRRGITVRYLFFPRAGPGSASWRKAEAVWCAKDRLQALTDSKNGKSIESPPCETPVARHYQLVQALNLRGTPAIILENGRIVPGYLPAAKLEAMLEGGR, via the coding sequence ATGCGCCTCATCGCCCTGCTGCTGTTCGCCCTGCTGTCCCTCTCCGGCCCCCTCCAGGCGGCCGACGCACCGGCGGTCATCCGTGACGCCCTGAAGCGGATCCTGCCGGATTCGGAGCCGGACAGCATTCAGCCCTCGCCCATCGAGGGTCTCTACGAGGTGGCCTACGGGCCGCAGATCGTCTATGTCTCCGCTGACGGGCGTTTCCTGATGCAGGGCAACCTGATCGATCTGAACAGCGGCGCCAACCTCACCGCACACCAGCGCAGCCGGCTGCTGAAAGGCGAGCTGGAGGCCATTGGCGAGGACAACATGGTGATCTTTCCCGCCAAGTCGCCGAAGCACACCATCACCGTGTTCACCGACATCGATTGTGGCTACTGCCGCAAGCTGCACAGCGAGATCGGCGAGATCAACCGCCGGGGCATCACCGTCCGCTACCTGTTCTTCCCCCGTGCCGGTCCCGGTTCGGCATCCTGGCGCAAGGCCGAGGCGGTGTGGTGTGCCAAGGACCGCCTCCAGGCGCTGACCGACAGCAAGAACGGCAAGAGCATCGAGTCGCCGCCCTGCGAGACGCCGGTGGCCCGCCACTATCAGCTGGTGCAGGCGCTGAACCTGCGCGGCACGCCCGCCATCATCCTGGAGAACGGCCGGATCGTCCCCGGCTATCTGCCCGCGGCCAAGCTGGAGGCCATGCTGGAAGGCGGACGATAG
- a CDS encoding UvrD-helicase domain-containing protein, translating into MSDPLIATDPARNATVHASAGTGKTWLLVTRMLRLLLAGSRPGGILAVTFTRKAATEMLQRLNERLAELAAADDSHLDALLAQIGLQADPGLRERARGLYEQHLFCDQPLRATTFHAFCQSLLQRFPLEAGVPPDFELADNESELREAAWEALYAEASADPEGTTARALETLFDACRGLHNSRQALEALLAQRIDWWAWCGDKQDPPAWASQALANQLGIDPGQDPLAAFFTPPRLNTLREFSSLLGRHPIQSHLQQIEALESALQLDVPGEQRLAALRQALLTKDGRPRSRKASKTLIAKLGESGTERLLELHEQLCAALLELLDLRARLDHWRLSRAWYRAGQQLLSHYQRIKRERRLLDFADLEWNAYRLLNRSGHAHWIQYKLDARVDHLLVDEFQDTNPTQWRLLLPLLEELAAGSDAGRPRSVFLVGDAKQSIYRFRRADARLLDTASGWLEGHLQALRVDLDRSRRSSAAIVDCVNRVFSRPPLAELIPDFPHHDTFLGDLWGRVELLPLIEAEATPPAASGLRDPLQRPRQRAQDDRHYREGRLIAERLRALVEAETLIEVDGRARPLRYGDCLLLLRHRTHAGDYERALRDAGIPYLGTARGTLLENLEIRDLVALLNTLTTPHDDLALAQVLRSPLFALTDADLITLASRSGTDWMQRLEALARDAEAQPALTRAARLLGEWRQLVGRLPVHDLLDRIFHQGEVMARYRAATPEMMRPGVLANLGRFLELALEVDSGRYPSLPRFLARLEGLRRQGGEAPDDAPPAGGAGDRVCLLTVHGAKGLEAPLVCLADSASSLRGDRAWEVLVDWPSEAERPRRFLLNPGREGQFRLLDEQLAARWQAEQREDANLLYVALTRPRQLLIVSGCVPSRSDALGWYGLIRDGLEAGETLATGESWVLESGRRPAAAGPVDGRPAVATEIDPRLARPLGPAAAAARLAPSRPEPEATTVARDPDAVKRGIAIHRMLELLSAPGPRPAGAVRARLARETGRLPSDPQLVAWLAEAEALLGDPALAALFDPSRYRRAWKEVPLQYQAGERQVQGVLDRLVENDDGLLLIDYKTHPLDATAARVVARQYRQQLQLYQDGVARLWPDRPLRSVLLFTHCRTLIPLETL; encoded by the coding sequence ATGAGCGACCCGCTGATTGCCACCGACCCGGCCCGCAACGCCACGGTGCATGCCTCGGCCGGAACCGGCAAGACCTGGCTGCTGGTCACCCGCATGCTCCGCCTGCTGCTGGCCGGGAGCCGTCCGGGCGGCATCCTCGCGGTGACCTTCACCCGCAAGGCCGCGACCGAGATGCTGCAGCGCCTCAACGAGCGCCTGGCGGAACTGGCGGCGGCCGACGACAGCCACCTCGATGCGTTGCTGGCCCAGATCGGCCTGCAGGCCGACCCCGGGCTGCGCGAGCGGGCCCGCGGCCTGTACGAGCAGCACCTGTTCTGCGACCAGCCGCTGCGAGCCACCACCTTCCATGCCTTCTGCCAGAGCCTGTTGCAACGCTTTCCACTGGAGGCCGGCGTGCCACCGGACTTCGAACTGGCCGACAACGAGTCCGAACTGCGCGAGGCGGCCTGGGAGGCACTCTATGCCGAGGCCAGCGCCGATCCCGAGGGCACAACGGCCCGTGCCCTGGAGACCCTGTTCGATGCCTGCCGCGGCCTGCACAACAGCCGCCAGGCGCTGGAGGCCTTGCTGGCCCAGCGCATCGACTGGTGGGCCTGGTGCGGCGACAAGCAGGATCCCCCGGCCTGGGCCAGCCAGGCGCTGGCCAACCAGCTCGGGATCGATCCGGGGCAGGACCCGCTGGCGGCCTTCTTCACACCCCCGCGGCTGAATACCCTGCGCGAATTCAGCAGCCTGCTCGGCCGGCATCCGATCCAGAGCCATCTGCAACAGATAGAGGCCCTGGAGTCGGCCCTGCAACTGGACGTTCCCGGCGAACAGCGGCTCGCCGCGCTGCGCCAGGCCCTGCTCACCAAAGATGGCCGGCCGCGCAGCCGCAAGGCCAGCAAGACCCTGATCGCCAAGCTCGGCGAGAGCGGCACCGAGCGGCTGCTGGAACTGCACGAGCAGCTCTGCGCCGCGCTCCTCGAACTGCTCGATCTCCGCGCCCGTCTCGACCACTGGCGGCTCAGCCGCGCCTGGTACCGGGCCGGCCAGCAGTTGCTCAGCCACTACCAGCGGATCAAGCGCGAACGGCGTCTGCTCGACTTCGCCGACCTGGAATGGAACGCCTACCGCCTGCTCAACCGCAGCGGCCATGCCCACTGGATCCAGTACAAACTGGACGCGCGCGTCGACCATCTGCTGGTCGACGAGTTCCAGGACACCAACCCCACCCAGTGGCGCCTGCTGCTGCCGCTGCTGGAAGAACTGGCCGCCGGCAGCGACGCCGGGCGGCCGCGCAGCGTTTTCCTGGTCGGCGATGCCAAGCAGTCCATCTACCGCTTCCGCCGCGCCGACGCGCGCCTGCTGGACACCGCCAGCGGCTGGCTGGAAGGGCATTTGCAGGCGCTGCGGGTGGACCTCGACCGCTCGCGCCGATCCAGCGCCGCCATCGTCGACTGCGTCAACCGGGTCTTCAGCCGCCCGCCCCTGGCGGAACTGATCCCGGACTTCCCCCATCACGACACCTTCCTCGGCGATCTCTGGGGCCGGGTGGAACTGCTGCCGCTGATCGAGGCCGAGGCGACACCGCCAGCGGCATCCGGCCTGCGCGACCCCCTGCAGCGGCCACGCCAGCGCGCCCAGGACGACCGCCACTACCGCGAGGGGCGGCTGATCGCCGAACGCCTGCGTGCCCTGGTCGAGGCGGAGACCCTGATCGAGGTCGACGGCCGGGCGCGTCCGCTGCGCTACGGTGACTGCCTGCTATTGCTGCGCCACCGCACCCATGCCGGTGACTACGAACGCGCCCTGCGCGACGCCGGCATCCCCTATCTCGGCACGGCCCGCGGCACGCTGCTGGAGAACCTGGAGATCCGCGACCTGGTGGCCCTGCTCAACACCCTGACCACCCCCCATGACGATCTGGCCCTGGCCCAGGTACTGCGCTCGCCGCTGTTCGCCCTGACGGATGCCGATCTCATCACCCTTGCCAGCCGCAGCGGCACGGACTGGATGCAGCGGCTGGAAGCGCTGGCCAGGGACGCCGAGGCGCAACCTGCGCTGACGCGCGCCGCGCGCCTGCTTGGCGAGTGGCGGCAACTGGTTGGCCGGCTTCCGGTCCACGACCTGCTGGACCGGATCTTCCACCAGGGCGAGGTCATGGCACGCTACCGGGCCGCCACCCCGGAGATGATGCGGCCCGGGGTGCTGGCCAATCTGGGCCGTTTCCTGGAACTCGCCCTGGAGGTCGACAGCGGCCGTTACCCCAGCCTGCCACGCTTCCTTGCCCGTCTGGAAGGGCTGCGCCGGCAGGGCGGCGAGGCCCCGGACGACGCGCCGCCGGCCGGCGGCGCAGGCGACCGGGTGTGCCTTCTCACCGTGCACGGGGCCAAGGGCCTGGAGGCCCCCCTGGTCTGCCTCGCCGACAGTGCCAGCAGCCTGCGCGGTGACCGCGCCTGGGAGGTACTGGTCGACTGGCCGAGCGAGGCCGAGCGGCCACGCCGCTTCCTGCTCAATCCCGGGCGTGAGGGCCAGTTCCGGCTACTGGACGAGCAGCTCGCCGCCCGCTGGCAGGCCGAACAGCGCGAAGACGCCAACCTGCTCTATGTCGCCCTGACCCGGCCACGGCAGCTGCTGATCGTCAGCGGCTGCGTACCAAGCCGCAGCGATGCGCTCGGCTGGTACGGCCTGATCCGCGACGGACTGGAGGCCGGGGAGACGCTGGCCACCGGCGAATCCTGGGTGCTGGAGAGCGGCCGGCGACCGGCTGCGGCCGGCCCGGTGGACGGAAGGCCGGCCGTCGCGACCGAGATCGACCCGCGCCTGGCCCGTCCGCTGGGACCGGCTGCGGCCGCAGCCCGCCTGGCCCCCAGCCGCCCGGAGCCCGAAGCGACCACCGTGGCTCGCGATCCCGACGCGGTGAAACGCGGCATCGCCATCCACCGCATGCTGGAATTGCTCAGTGCCCCCGGACCCCGGCCGGCCGGGGCGGTGCGCGCCCGCCTGGCACGGGAGACCGGCCGCCTGCCGTCGGATCCGCAACTCGTCGCCTGGCTGGCGGAGGCCGAGGCCCTGCTCGGTGATCCAGCCCTGGCGGCGCTGTTCGACCCCAGCCGCTACCGGCGTGCCTGGAAGGAGGTGCCGCTGCAGTACCAGGCAGGTGAACGCCAGGTCCAGGGCGTGCTCGACCGGCTGGTGGAAAACGACGACGGCCTGCTGCTGATCGACTACAAGACCCACCCGCTGGACGCCACCGCGGCCCGCGTGGTCGCCCGCCAGTACCGGCAACAGCTGCAGCTCTACCAGGACGGCGTCGCCCGCCTGTGGCCAGACCGGCCGCTGCGCAGCGTTCTGCTGTTCACCCACTGCCGCACGCTGATCCCGCTGGAAACCCTCTGA